The Thermasporomyces composti region CTCGTCCACCTCGCCGGCCGCCCACGCGTCCACCCACTCGCTCAGCAGATGCAGGATCAGCTGGTGCATCTCCTGGGTGCGGGGGGTGGTGAGCGACGGCACGAGCACCGCGTAGTCGGCGTACTGGAGCGCGTCGCCACCGCCACCGGCCGCGAAGAGCACCGTCGTCGCGCGAGCGTCGCGTGCGGCGGCGAGACCACGGACGATGTTCGGCGAGCGACCGCTCGTGGTGAAGCCAGCGACCACGTCACCGGAACGCGCTAACGCGCTGACCTGGCGGGCGAAGACGTCGTCGTAGGAGTAGTCGTTGGCGACGCAGGTGACCACGGAGGGGTCGACCGTCAACGCGACGGCCGGGAGTGGGCGACGATCCCGCTTGTAGCGGCCGACCATCTCCGCGGCGAGATGCTGCGCGTCCGCCGCACTGCCGCCATTGCCGAACGTGTAGAGCCGACCACCCTGGGCGAAAGTCCGGCACAGCAGCTCTCCGATGTCACAGACCAAGGGCAGCAGCGCCTCGACGCTGCGAGCTGTCTCGATGTGGTCGCCAAGCTGGCGAGCCAACAGCTCACGCATCTCGTCCCCTCCCACGACGCGTCCTCGCGGGCAGGTGGCTGCCCGGCCTGAGGTTACCGAGAAAACGATCCCACGAGACCGACCTCACGGAGAAGCGGGTCGGACGCCACAGCGTTTCCCTCGGCGGATCGCCCGTTCCGTGAGGATCTGTCCGTGGTGGTCCGGACCGCGCGTCGCACCGTCAGGACACCGGCTCCTCCAGGATCGTCGCCGCCACGACCGGACGGTCGGGGTCGGTCGGCACCAGCAGCGTGGTGATCTCGTGCGGGGCGACATCGACCGTGACGTCCCGATCCAGGAACGGCAACCGCAGGGTCATCCGT contains the following coding sequences:
- a CDS encoding D-sedoheptulose-7-phosphate isomerase, yielding MGGDEMRELLARQLGDHIETARSVEALLPLVCDIGELLCRTFAQGGRLYTFGNGGSAADAQHLAAEMVGRYKRDRRPLPAVALTVDPSVVTCVANDYSYDDVFARQVSALARSGDVVAGFTTSGRSPNIVRGLAAARDARATTVLFAAGGGGDALQYADYAVLVPSLTTPRTQEMHQLILHLLSEWVDAWAAGEVDESGNVIQAVTG